The Bacteroidales bacterium genome has a window encoding:
- a CDS encoding PAS domain S-box protein yields MPVTEEKFIRVDGTSVDVEAIAIPIEYGSKPALQLIVRDISERKKKEQILKESEEKYRLIAENATDVIWVIDIQTRRFEYFSPSVYNLFGYTEDEALNHDFENDPNNPPDYIKLSNLIDMMIADFYNGKISQKRICVEVHQPTKSGNLIWVEVEINIITDEKNVPIKLLGIDRNIDRRKKAEIQLQKYADRLTQMNADKDRYM; encoded by the coding sequence ATGCCTGTAACAGAAGAAAAGTTCATTCGCGTTGATGGTACTTCTGTTGATGTAGAAGCAATAGCCATTCCAATTGAATATGGCAGCAAACCTGCTCTGCAATTGATTGTCCGTGATATTTCAGAGCGTAAAAAGAAAGAACAGATATTAAAAGAAAGCGAAGAAAAATATCGACTGATAGCTGAGAATGCAACGGATGTAATATGGGTAATTGATATCCAAACCAGAAGATTTGAATATTTTTCTCCTTCAGTTTATAATTTATTTGGATATACTGAAGATGAAGCATTGAATCATGATTTTGAAAACGACCCAAACAATCCTCCTGATTATATCAAACTTTCGAATCTTATTGATATGATGATCGCCGATTTTTATAATGGAAAAATATCTCAAAAACGTATTTGTGTAGAAGTGCATCAACCTACAAAATCAGGGAATTTAATCTGGGTAGAAGTTGAAATAAATATTATAACTGATGAAAAAAATGTACCGATAAAGTTATTAGGTATCGATAGAAATATCGACCGCCGTAAGAAAGCAGAAATACAGTTGCAAAAATATGCCGATAGATTAACACAAATGAATGCCGACAAAGACAGGTACATGTAG
- a CDS encoding DMT family transporter, translating into MGLGTSQHIGEFAALFTACCWTATALAFESASNKVGSVAVNIIRLGLALIYLSIFSLITRNLWMPTDASAHAWIWLSLSGLVGFVIGDLFLFKSYTIIGSRIAMLIMTLVPPVTALISWLMLSETLTFFNFIGMALTVGGIALVIVTRRTDEKKFSISHSPKGILYAFIGAVGQAVGLVFSKVGMGSYNAFAATQIRIITGVIGFAVVISFWKKWHNVGSAIKNIPAMKRILIGSVFGPFLGVSFSLYSVQHTNAGIASTIMAIVPILIIPPAIIFMKQKVTLKEIIGAIISVVGVAMFFI; encoded by the coding sequence TTGGGGTTAGGTACATCACAACACATTGGTGAGTTTGCTGCATTATTTACAGCCTGTTGCTGGACGGCAACTGCTCTTGCATTTGAATCAGCCAGCAATAAAGTAGGTTCTGTTGCTGTTAATATAATACGTCTGGGGTTAGCATTAATTTACCTGAGTATTTTTTCTTTAATCACCAGGAATTTGTGGATGCCAACAGATGCATCGGCACATGCATGGATATGGCTTTCTTTGTCAGGATTGGTAGGGTTTGTAATAGGCGACCTTTTTCTTTTTAAATCATATACAATTATAGGCTCACGTATTGCAATGCTGATCATGACATTAGTACCTCCTGTTACTGCTTTAATAAGCTGGCTTATGCTTAGCGAAACACTTACATTTTTCAATTTCATTGGAATGGCATTAACAGTTGGTGGTATAGCATTGGTAATTGTAACCCGCAGAACTGATGAAAAAAAGTTTTCCATTTCTCATTCTCCTAAAGGTATTTTATACGCATTCATAGGAGCCGTAGGACAAGCAGTAGGATTGGTTTTTAGCAAAGTTGGAATGGGCAGTTATAATGCATTTGCTGCAACACAAATAAGAATAATTACAGGAGTTATCGGTTTTGCAGTTGTTATAAGCTTTTGGAAAAAATGGCATAATGTAGGAAGCGCAATAAAAAACATTCCTGCAATGAAGCGCATTTTGATAGGTTCTGTTTTCGGACCTTTTCTGGGAGTTTCATTTTCATTATATTCTGTGCAGCATACCAATGCAGGCATTGCTTCTACAATAATGGCCATTGTACCTATTTTAATTATTCCACCGGCAATTATTTTTATGAAACAAAAAGTAACACTTAAAGAAATTATAGGAGCTATTATTAGTGTTGTGGGAGTTGCAATGTTTTTTATTTAA
- a CDS encoding PAS domain S-box protein: protein MENIEQQLKDSEKRYQELIDNHPDAIGIHIGGKIVYVNKACIQLMGATSASELIGKTVIEFIHPDYRQIVMDRIKKPAKRKA, encoded by the coding sequence ATGGAAAACATAGAACAGCAATTAAAAGATAGTGAAAAAAGGTATCAGGAATTGATAGACAACCATCCTGATGCAATAGGGATTCATATTGGAGGGAAAATAGTTTATGTAAATAAAGCTTGTATTCAACTGATGGGAGCCACTTCCGCATCAGAATTAATTGGAAAAACTGTTATCGAATTTATACATCCTGACTATCGCCAGATTGTAATGGATCGGATAAAAAAACCAGCGAAGAGAAAAGCGTAA